The stretch of DNA CTGGCGCTACGTCCAAACATGGGATTATCGGCAAGGTTCTGAAAACAGGTGTTCAGCCCATCACGGTAACGGCGGGACTGTTCTATTCCGAAGGTTGCAATCGTATAGTCAGCGATCTCGGCAAGGTCATTTTCGGCGCTTTTGCTCAGTCGATATTCAGCCATTCTTCGCTCTATAGCGTTTTTCTGCTTCTTCCCAAATATCGCTTACGGTCTTGTCGCTTATACCACTGTCCAACCCTTCCTGAAGCGCCTGTTTCAACGCTTTGAACTTGGCGTTTTGCTCTTGATCGCGGCGCACAAGATCACGAATATATTCGCTGTCGTTCGTGTACTCGCCCGCCGCAATCTGCGTTTTGATCCACTGATCTTGCTGCTCCGTTAAGGTGATCGTCTTTCGAGTAGTTCCCATATTGGCCTCCAAGAAATGGTCAAAAATCATACTATTGGTGTAGAGTGGCACTATTTTGCGCCCTCGAAAACAAAAAAGCCACTCGGAGGTGGTATTTCCATACTCACGAGCATCCCAACAATTTGCAGAATATAGGGGTCAGACCCCTTTTTTCTCTTCATTTCGCCCTTTGTCATTCTCGAAATCAGTTTTTTGCACAGCACTGACGAATTTCATGAAAACCCCTACGAGCAAGAAGAACGACATGTCAGATCCATTGAAGGATGGTAGGGCTAATGGTTCGGTCACGCCCTCGACCGCATTACTGAATCGAAGGCTTGGTTCCTCGCCCACTCCTCGGATGCTGACGAGATTCGAAATCGAATTACTGCGGAAAAGCGAGAGGGAGATCGCACAAGTGACGCGTGATCTGCTGGCACGAGGGTCTCGCTGAAAGCGGCTTGGATGCCGCTGCCCACAGGCAGTTCTCCCGTCTAGTCTCGGTGGCAGACGGAGGCGCATCGTGATTATTTACGAGAAGAAAAAGGTACATTCCAAGTCCTATCGGCGTGTCGTGAAGCGTAGGGACCACGGGCTCATGGGCTGAGCCACGACACCTGTCGGGTCGAATACGCAATCCGGGAGAAAGCAAAAAGTGGCCAATGATACGGATTACGCCTCCATATTCTGCTCTGCGTTTCGTGTTGACCGTGCGCCGACACCATATCCGTATCAGCAGCACCTCGCGAGCGGGGTGTGGCCTGATTTTCTCGACATACCTACGGGTCTCGGCAAAACGGCCGCGGTCACACTGGCCTGGCTGTTCAAGCGGGGATGGCGGACGGGGGAGCGATCGGGCGAGCCCGACGTAGATACACCACGCCGCCTGGTCTGGTGCCTGCCCATGAGGGTGCTAGTAGAACAGACCGAGAAGAATATTCGGGCCTGGCTGGATAACCTGGCGATCCTTGGCGAGGCCGGAGATGGAAAGATCTCTGTGCACGTTCTCATGGGTGGTGAGCGCGATCTGAAGACGTGGGTGGAATACCCGGAAGAGGACATGATCTTGATCGGCACGCAGGACATGTTGCTATCGCGAGCCCTGATGCGCGGATATGGCATGAGCCGGTACCAATGGCCGGTACATTACGCGCTGTTGCACAACGACTGCTTGTGGGTCTTCGATGAAGTGCAGCTCATGGGTGTGGGGCTGGCGACTTCGGCACAGATCGAGGCCTTCCGGCGTGCCTTCCCGCTCGGGAAGACGAGTCGTTCGCTTTGGCTGTCGGCAACCCTCAACCCGGAATGGTTGCGCACTATCGATCTCGCCCCCCATCTAAGCGACTTCTCCAGATGCGAATTGAGCGACGCCGATTGCATCCAGGCGCAAGATCGTCTCAATGCTAGAAAAATCTTGAAGAAATCAGAGGTTACACTCACCGCCGATAGCACGAGCAGGGGCGGTGCCGTCGCCTATCTCCAGGATCTGTGCGACGCGGTGCTGGCCGCCCATACCGCGGATTCACAGACGCTGGTCATCGTGAATCGCGTGGATCGCGCCCAAGGCCTTTATCGCCTGTTACGCGAGCGACGCGGACTTGCTCAGGATCTGCTGATCCATGCCCGCTTTCGGCCCCCCGAGCGTCGCACCACCGAGCGCCGGCTCGAGGAGGAGTCCGCCATCGACCGCATCATAGTCGCCACTCAGGCGATAGAGGCGGGCGTGGATATCTCCTCGAAGGTCCTGTTCACGGAACTGGCCCTCTGGGCCTCGCTTGTGCAGCGTTTCGGCCGCTGCAATCGCTATGGCGAGCACAATAGCCAGGGTGGCGCCCAGGTGTTCTGGATCGACGTCGCTGATGACGCCGAAAAGCTTGCGCTACCCTATACAAAGGAGTCCCTTTTCGCGGCCCGAACGAAATTGGCGCATCTGACTGCGGTCGGTCCAACCGACTTGCCGGGCGTAGACGAACCGGCCCCCCTTGTCCCGGTGTTGCGCCGCAAAGACCTGTTGGATCTATTTAACACCGACCCGGATCTGTCCGGTTTCGATGTCGACGTCTCCGACTACATCCGTGATAGCGGCAATCCCGGGCTGCAGATTTTCTGGCGCGACGTGGAGGATCCGAACCAGCCCGTGCCTCAGCCGGCGCCGGACAGGGATGAACTCTGTCCGGTTTCCATCGGCCAGGCCAAGGCGCTGCGCAAACGCAAACGTATCGCCTGGCGTTGGGACAGCCTCGCGGGTAGTTGGGAGAGACTCGAGAATGACCCGCGTCCCGGCATGATCCTGCTGCTCGCGGCCAAAGAGGGGTGCTACGATGCCGGGCTTGGCTTTACTGCCGACGCCAAGGGGGTGGTTGCGGTATCAGAGCCCACCATCGAAACCCGTCACGAACACTATGATGCCGATTGGCGATCGAGCACCCGTATCCCCGTCGCTCTGGTCGATCACCTGGGTCACGCAGCCCGTCAGGCCCAACATCTTTGCGCGGCCGTTGGCGAAAAGAACTTTTCCTTGCAAGTCATCCGCGCCGACCGCTGGCACGACCTTGGCAAGGCCCACGAGATCTTCGATGCTTCCATGCATCGTTGTGATGACGCCCCGAAAGGCTATCTGGCCAAATCCAACTGCCTGGGCCCGATGCGCCATAGGCGCAAGCACTTCCGCCATGAACTGGCTTCCGCATTGTCCTGGCTTTCTCAGCATGATCCGCCCGGCACGGCCGATGCGCAGGTCGATCTTGTCGCCTACCTGATCGCCGCACACCACGGCAAGGTCCGTATGAGCCTGCGTGCCATGCCCGATGAAAAACCGGCGCCAAACGACGCCCGCTTCGCACGCGGCATCTGGGAAGGAGACGTCCTACCCGCCCTGACATTCGACGGAGAATCGAGCAAGGAGGTCACCCTCCGACTGTCACTGATGGAGCTGGGTGAAGGGAAGCAGGGACGCTCCTGGACCGCCCGCGTCCTCGATCTGCTCGACGAGCACGGGCCGTTCCGCCTGGCCTGGCTGGAAACCCTGGTGCGGATCGCGGATTGGCGTGCCTCGGCGAAGGAGCAGCTTGCTCAT from Gammaproteobacteria bacterium encodes:
- a CDS encoding type II toxin-antitoxin system RelE/ParE family toxin, yielding MAEYRLSKSAENDLAEIADYTIATFGIEQSRRYRDGLNTCFQNLADNPMFGRSASLDLAPELRRYEYQSHVVFYMPELRDILIVRVLHKSMDAPRHL
- a CDS encoding type II toxin-antitoxin system ParD family antitoxin, with product MGTTRKTITLTEQQDQWIKTQIAAGEYTNDSEYIRDLVRRDQEQNAKFKALKQALQEGLDSGISDKTVSDIWEEAEKRYRAKNG
- the cas3 gene encoding CRISPR-associated helicase Cas3', which codes for MANDTDYASIFCSAFRVDRAPTPYPYQQHLASGVWPDFLDIPTGLGKTAAVTLAWLFKRGWRTGERSGEPDVDTPRRLVWCLPMRVLVEQTEKNIRAWLDNLAILGEAGDGKISVHVLMGGERDLKTWVEYPEEDMILIGTQDMLLSRALMRGYGMSRYQWPVHYALLHNDCLWVFDEVQLMGVGLATSAQIEAFRRAFPLGKTSRSLWLSATLNPEWLRTIDLAPHLSDFSRCELSDADCIQAQDRLNARKILKKSEVTLTADSTSRGGAVAYLQDLCDAVLAAHTADSQTLVIVNRVDRAQGLYRLLRERRGLAQDLLIHARFRPPERRTTERRLEEESAIDRIIVATQAIEAGVDISSKVLFTELALWASLVQRFGRCNRYGEHNSQGGAQVFWIDVADDAEKLALPYTKESLFAARTKLAHLTAVGPTDLPGVDEPAPLVPVLRRKDLLDLFNTDPDLSGFDVDVSDYIRDSGNPGLQIFWRDVEDPNQPVPQPAPDRDELCPVSIGQAKALRKRKRIAWRWDSLAGSWERLENDPRPGMILLLAAKEGCYDAGLGFTADAKGVVAVSEPTIETRHEHYDADWRSSTRIPVALVDHLGHAARQAQHLCAAVGEKNFSLQVIRADRWHDLGKAHEIFDASMHRCDDAPKGYLAKSNCLGPMRHRRKHFRHELASALSWLSQHDPPGTADAQVDLVAYLIAAHHGKVRMSLRAMPDEKPAPNDARFARGIWEGDVLPALTFDGESSKEVTLRLSLMELGEGKQGRSWTARVLDLLDEHGPFRLAWLETLVRIADWRASAKEQLAHRRDLGENLHHGLETEHSALATTGSRAATPDSPAQHSPEGRPQHGLRGRTGGSADAGTRTATPDHATRQIETSLDVISYAELAPHLALRVEQTAVAIANGEFDDLPLDDNLIRELHGRICGDLTPQFAGRWRNINVLVGTHEPPAAALVALKMRDFAADLHTRIQNLPPQPDDQWLETLAFAEGRLLSVHPFQDFNGRVTRLFLDLLLKRLNLPDIEAIPSYGLPTEEYLAALQAADR